A portion of the Bacteroides faecium genome contains these proteins:
- a CDS encoding AAA domain-containing protein, producing MKYFFDPGRRIVTFASIMNNNPKSPTADLQQQQLLLRMEYEYEKEEFKRQTETMGVARKVKRGLCWHPVSLGRSYYNSLNQLVIDITRTENKEIEHSFEFGRPVCFFHQSLEGKMKYMNFIATVSYADEERMVVVLPGAGALVELQTPNILLGVQLYFDETSYRAMFEALEDVIRAKGNRLAELRDTLLGTLKPGFRELYPVRFPWLNSTQETAVNKVLCTRDVSIVHGPPGTGKTTTLVEAIYETLHREPQVLVCAQSNTAVDWICEKLVDRGVAVLRIGNPTRVNDKMLSSTYERRFESHPAYPELWGIRKSIREMNGRMRRGSYAEREGMRSRMSRLRDRATELEIAINADLFDSARVIASTLVSSNHRLLNGRRFPTLFIDEAAQALEAACWIAIRKADRVILAGDHCQLPPTIKCIEAARGGLERTLMEKIVQQKPSAVSLLKVQYRMHEAIMQFPSDWFYHGELEAAPEVRYRGILDFDTPMNWIDTSEMDFHEEFVGESFGRINKEEANLLLQELEAYINRIGKERILEERIDFGLISPYKAQVQYLRSKIKGNSFLRPFRSLITVNTVDGFQGQERDVIFISLVRANEDGQIGFLNDLRRMNVAITRARMKLVILGDAATLTKHSFYKKLMSFIKKED from the coding sequence ATGAAATATTTTTTCGACCCGGGGAGAAGAATTGTTACCTTTGCATCTATTATGAATAATAATCCGAAAAGTCCGACAGCCGATCTTCAGCAACAACAGCTCCTTCTACGGATGGAGTACGAATACGAAAAAGAGGAGTTCAAGCGGCAGACCGAAACGATGGGCGTTGCCCGGAAAGTGAAACGCGGTCTGTGCTGGCATCCCGTCTCTCTCGGTCGAAGTTACTACAATTCTCTGAATCAGCTTGTAATAGATATTACACGTACCGAAAATAAAGAAATAGAGCACTCTTTTGAGTTCGGGCGTCCCGTCTGCTTCTTCCACCAGTCGCTTGAGGGGAAGATGAAGTACATGAATTTCATCGCTACCGTCAGTTACGCGGATGAAGAGCGAATGGTGGTCGTATTGCCCGGAGCGGGGGCTTTGGTGGAGTTGCAAACTCCCAATATACTGCTTGGCGTGCAGCTTTATTTCGACGAGACGTCTTATCGGGCTATGTTCGAAGCGTTGGAAGATGTAATCCGCGCCAAAGGCAACCGGTTGGCAGAATTGCGCGACACGCTGCTCGGAACGCTAAAGCCGGGATTTCGTGAGTTGTATCCGGTACGCTTTCCGTGGCTGAACAGTACGCAGGAGACGGCTGTCAACAAGGTGCTCTGCACTCGTGATGTCTCTATCGTCCACGGTCCGCCGGGAACGGGAAAAACGACTACGCTTGTCGAAGCCATTTATGAAACGTTGCATCGGGAACCGCAGGTGCTTGTCTGTGCGCAGAGTAATACGGCTGTCGACTGGATTTGTGAGAAACTGGTAGACCGGGGTGTAGCGGTGCTGCGCATCGGAAATCCTACGCGAGTAAACGACAAAATGTTGTCTTCCACTTACGAACGACGGTTCGAGAGTCATCCGGCCTATCCGGAGCTATGGGGTATCCGCAAGTCTATCCGCGAAATGAACGGACGAATGCGCCGGGGAAGTTACGCCGAACGGGAGGGTATGCGCAGCCGCATGAGCCGCCTGCGCGACCGCGCCACGGAACTGGAGATAGCCATCAATGCCGACCTTTTCGACAGTGCCCGTGTGATTGCCTCTACTTTGGTGAGCAGCAACCACCGCCTGCTCAACGGGCGACGGTTTCCCACCTTATTTATAGACGAAGCCGCCCAAGCACTCGAAGCCGCCTGCTGGATTGCCATCCGCAAGGCAGACCGGGTCATCCTCGCCGGCGACCATTGCCAGCTTCCGCCTACCATTAAATGCATAGAAGCTGCCCGCGGTGGACTGGAACGCACATTAATGGAAAAGATAGTTCAACAAAAACCGTCGGCCGTCTCATTATTGAAAGTGCAGTACAGAATGCACGAAGCCATCATGCAGTTTCCTTCCGACTGGTTCTACCACGGTGAACTGGAAGCTGCTCCCGAAGTGCGTTACCGGGGAATCCTCGATTTCGACACGCCGATGAACTGGATAGATACCTCGGAAATGGATTTTCACGAAGAGTTTGTGGGCGAGAGCTTCGGACGTATCAACAAAGAGGAAGCGAACCTGCTCTTACAGGAACTGGAAGCATATATCAACCGAATCGGCAAGGAACGAATATTGGAAGAGCGGATTGATTTCGGGCTGATTTCACCTTATAAGGCACAGGTGCAATATCTGAGAAGCAAAATCAAAGGAAACAGTTTCCTGCGCCCTTTCCGCAGCCTCATCACCGTGAATACGGTAGACGGCTTTCAAGGCCAGGAACGAGATGTTATCTTTATCAGTCTTGTCCGCGCCAACGAAGATGGGCAGATAGGATTCTTAAATGATTTGCGAAGAATGAACGTGGCTATCACCCGGGCACGAATGAAGCTCGTCATACTGGGAGATGCAGCCACCCTGACCAAACATTCTTTCTACAAGAAGTTGATGTCGTTCATTAAAAAAGAGGATTAA
- the ilvC gene encoding ketol-acid reductoisomerase has translation MAQLNFGGTVETVVIRDEFPLEKAREVLKNETIAVIGYGVQGPGQALNLRDNGFNVIVGQREGKTYDKAVADGWVPGETLFGIEEACEKGTIIMCLLSDAAVMSVWPTIKPYLTAGKALYFSHGFAITWNDRTGVVPPADIDVIMVAPKGSGTSLRTMFLEGRGLNSSYAIYQDATGKAYEKTIALGIGIGSGYLFETTFQREATSDLTGERGSLMGAIQGLLLAQYEVLRENGHTPSEAFNETVEELTQSLMPLFAKNGMDWMYANCSTTAQRGALDWMGPFHDAIKPVVEKLYHSVKTGNEAQISIDSNSKVDYREKLEEELKALRESEMWQTAVTVRKLRPENN, from the coding sequence ATGGCACAGTTGAATTTTGGCGGAACTGTTGAAACAGTAGTAATCCGTGACGAATTTCCATTAGAAAAAGCTCGTGAAGTATTGAAGAATGAAACCATTGCTGTAATCGGTTATGGCGTGCAGGGTCCGGGACAGGCATTGAACTTGCGTGATAACGGTTTCAATGTAATCGTTGGCCAGCGTGAAGGAAAAACATACGATAAAGCAGTAGCAGACGGATGGGTTCCGGGTGAAACGTTGTTCGGAATCGAAGAAGCTTGCGAGAAAGGTACTATCATTATGTGCCTTTTGTCTGACGCGGCAGTAATGTCTGTATGGCCTACTATCAAGCCTTACCTGACTGCCGGAAAAGCTCTTTATTTCTCTCACGGTTTTGCTATCACCTGGAACGACCGTACAGGCGTAGTTCCCCCTGCTGATATCGACGTAATCATGGTTGCCCCTAAAGGCTCGGGTACTTCTTTGCGTACCATGTTCCTCGAAGGCCGCGGCTTGAACTCTTCTTACGCTATCTACCAGGATGCTACGGGCAAGGCTTACGAAAAAACAATCGCACTGGGTATCGGTATCGGTTCTGGTTATCTGTTCGAAACGACTTTCCAACGTGAAGCTACTTCCGACCTGACAGGCGAACGCGGTTCATTGATGGGTGCTATCCAAGGTCTGCTGCTGGCACAATACGAAGTATTGCGTGAAAACGGTCATACTCCTTCCGAAGCATTCAACGAAACAGTAGAAGAATTGACTCAGTCACTGATGCCGTTGTTTGCAAAGAACGGTATGGACTGGATGTATGCAAACTGCTCTACTACTGCCCAACGTGGTGCTCTTGACTGGATGGGCCCCTTCCACGACGCTATCAAGCCGGTAGTTGAAAAGTTGTACCACAGCGTTAAGACAGGTAACGAAGCTCAGATTTCTATCGACAGCAACTCTAAAGTGGATTATCGTGAGAAACTGGAAGAAGAACTGAAGGCATTGCGCGAAAGCGAAATGTGGCAGACTGCTGTGACAGTACGCAAACTTCGTCCGGAAAATAACTAA
- a CDS encoding acyl-[acyl-carrier-protein] thioesterase, producing the protein MSESNKIGTYKFVAEPFHVDFNGRLTMGVLGNHLLNCAGFHASDRGFGIATLNEDNYTWVLSRLAIELDEMPYQYEDFSVQTWVENVYRLFTDRNFAVINKDGKKIGYARSVWAMINLNTRKPADLLTLHGGSIVDYVCDEPCPIEKPSRIKVTSDQPLATLTAKYSDIDINGHVNSIRYIEHILDLFPIELYKTKRIRRFEMAYVAESYFGDELSFFCDEVNDNEFHVEVKKNSSEVVCRSKVVFE; encoded by the coding sequence ATGAGTGAATCAAATAAAATAGGAACTTACAAGTTTGTGGCAGAACCCTTTCACGTGGACTTCAATGGACGTCTGACAATGGGAGTACTGGGCAACCATCTGCTGAATTGCGCAGGTTTCCATGCCAGTGACCGTGGTTTCGGCATCGCAACGCTCAACGAGGACAATTACACCTGGGTACTTTCCCGACTGGCTATCGAACTGGACGAAATGCCCTACCAATACGAGGACTTCTCGGTTCAGACATGGGTGGAAAATGTATATCGCCTGTTCACTGACCGTAACTTTGCTGTTATCAATAAAGATGGCAAGAAGATAGGTTACGCCCGTTCGGTATGGGCTATGATTAACCTGAACACCCGCAAGCCTGCCGACCTCTTGACGCTGCATGGCGGCAGCATCGTAGACTATGTGTGCGATGAACCCTGCCCGATAGAAAAGCCCTCACGCATCAAGGTGACCAGCGACCAGCCATTGGCTACGCTGACGGCCAAGTATAGTGACATTGACATCAACGGTCATGTGAACAGCATCCGCTACATAGAACATATCCTTGATTTGTTTCCGATAGAGTTGTACAAGACCAAACGTATCCGCCGTTTCGAAATGGCATACGTGGCGGAAAGTTATTTTGGAGATGAACTCTCGTTCTTCTGTGACGAAGTCAATGATAACGAATTCCATGTCGAAGTGAAGAAGAACAGCAGCGAAGTAGTCTGCCGCTCGAAGGTGGTATTTGAATAA
- the ilvN gene encoding acetolactate synthase small subunit — protein sequence MSDKTLYTIIVHSENIAGLLNQVTAVFTRRQINIESLNVSASSIKGVHKYTITAWTDKNTIEKVVKQIEKKIDVIQAHYFTEDEIYFHEIALYKVSTPEFQETPEASKVIRRYNARVVEVNPVFSIVEKNGMSEDITSLYGELKALNCVLQFVRSGRVAITTSCFERVNEFLDGREASYNQSKNLQE from the coding sequence ATGAGTGATAAGACATTATATACTATCATTGTTCATTCGGAGAATATTGCCGGATTGCTGAACCAGGTAACGGCTGTATTTACCCGTCGGCAGATAAATATTGAAAGCCTGAATGTATCCGCGTCGTCAATCAAAGGCGTACACAAATATACTATCACGGCTTGGACGGATAAAAATACGATTGAAAAGGTAGTGAAGCAGATTGAAAAGAAGATTGACGTCATTCAGGCGCACTACTTCACGGAAGATGAAATCTACTTCCATGAGATTGCATTATATAAGGTATCTACTCCTGAGTTTCAGGAGACACCGGAAGCGTCTAAAGTGATACGCAGATATAACGCCCGCGTGGTAGAGGTGAATCCTGTATTCTCCATTGTCGAGAAGAACGGTATGAGTGAGGATATAACTTCGCTCTACGGTGAACTGAAGGCTTTGAATTGTGTTTTGCAATTTGTCCGTTCGGGACGTGTAGCTATCACTACCAGTTGTTTTGAACGGGTGAACGAGTTTCTCGACGGACGGGAAGCCAGCTATAACCAAAGTAAAAACCTGCAAGAATAA
- the ilvB gene encoding biosynthetic-type acetolactate synthase large subunit, whose protein sequence is MSKDLITGGEALMRALEHQGVNTIFGYPGGSIMPVFDALFDHQDTLNHILVRHEQGAAHAAQGYARVSGEVGVCLVTSGPGATNTITGIADAMIDSTPIVVIAGQVGTAFLGTDAFQEVDLVGITQPIAKWSYQIRRAEDVAWAVARAFYIARSGRPGPVVLDFAKNAQVEKTKYEPTKVDFIRSYVPVPDTDADSVKAAAELINNAERPLVLVGQGVELGNAQSELRTFIEKADMPAGCTLLGLSALPTEHPLNKGMLGMHGNLGPNINTNKCDVLIAVGMRFDDRVTGNLATYAKQAKVIHFDIDPAEVNKNVKVDIAVLGDCKHTLASVTELLKKNTHTEWIDSFKEYEKVEEEKVIRPELHPATNSLSMGEVARAVSDATHHEAVLVTDVGQNQMISARYFKYSKERSIITSGGLGTMGFGLPAAIGATFGAPERTVCAFMGDGGLQMNIQELGTIMEQKAPVKIICLNNNYLGNVRQWQAMFFNRRYSFTPMLNPDYMKIASAYEIPSKRVFTREELKEAIKEMLATDGPFLLEACVVEEGNVLPMTPPGGSVNQMLLEC, encoded by the coding sequence ATGAGTAAAGACTTAATAACAGGTGGAGAGGCGTTGATGCGCGCTTTGGAACATCAGGGAGTAAATACCATCTTCGGATACCCCGGCGGTTCTATTATGCCGGTATTTGATGCCTTATTCGACCATCAAGATACATTGAACCACATCTTGGTTCGCCACGAACAGGGAGCTGCCCATGCAGCGCAAGGGTATGCCCGCGTATCGGGTGAAGTCGGTGTTTGTCTGGTGACAAGCGGCCCCGGTGCTACAAACACGATTACCGGTATCGCCGATGCCATGATAGACAGTACGCCTATCGTTGTGATTGCCGGACAGGTAGGAACGGCTTTCCTTGGAACAGATGCTTTTCAGGAAGTTGACCTGGTGGGCATCACCCAGCCAATCGCCAAATGGAGTTATCAGATTCGTCGTGCCGAAGATGTAGCCTGGGCGGTAGCACGCGCTTTCTATATTGCCCGTAGCGGTCGTCCCGGCCCGGTAGTACTGGACTTTGCCAAGAATGCTCAAGTAGAGAAAACGAAATACGAACCGACAAAAGTCGATTTCATACGCAGCTATGTTCCCGTACCCGATACGGACGCGGACTCTGTAAAAGCGGCTGCCGAACTGATTAACAATGCCGAACGTCCGCTTGTATTGGTAGGGCAGGGCGTTGAATTGGGGAATGCGCAAAGCGAACTGCGTACCTTCATCGAAAAGGCGGATATGCCGGCCGGCTGTACGTTGCTCGGACTTTCGGCTTTGCCGACGGAACACCCGTTGAATAAAGGTATGTTGGGTATGCACGGCAACTTAGGCCCGAATATCAACACCAACAAATGCGATGTCCTGATTGCTGTCGGCATGCGTTTCGACGACCGTGTGACAGGCAACCTCGCCACTTACGCCAAGCAAGCGAAAGTAATCCACTTCGACATCGACCCTGCTGAAGTAAACAAAAATGTGAAAGTAGATATCGCTGTCTTGGGCGATTGCAAGCATACACTGGCATCTGTTACGGAACTTCTGAAAAAGAACACGCATACCGAATGGATAGACAGCTTCAAGGAATACGAAAAGGTAGAGGAAGAAAAGGTAATCCGCCCCGAACTTCATCCCGCTACGAACTCATTGAGCATGGGCGAAGTAGCACGTGCGGTAAGCGACGCTACCCATCACGAAGCAGTTTTGGTGACAGACGTAGGACAGAATCAGATGATTTCCGCCCGCTACTTTAAATATTCGAAAGAACGCAGCATCATCACTTCCGGCGGACTCGGAACGATGGGCTTCGGACTTCCCGCCGCTATCGGCGCCACTTTCGGCGCACCGGAACGTACCGTATGTGCTTTTATGGGCGACGGCGGACTCCAAATGAACATCCAGGAGCTGGGAACCATCATGGAACAGAAAGCTCCGGTGAAAATCATCTGCCTGAACAACAATTACCTCGGCAACGTGCGCCAATGGCAAGCTATGTTCTTCAATCGCCGCTACTCATTCACGCCGATGCTGAACCCGGACTACATGAAAATAGCTTCGGCCTATGAAATTCCTTCCAAACGCGTCTTCACCCGTGAAGAACTGAAGGAAGCCATCAAGGAGATGCTAGCTACGGACGGCCCGTTCCTGCTCGAAGCCTGTGTAGTGGAAGAGGGCAATGTCTTGCCGATGACTCCCCCGGGCGGCTCGGTAAATCAAATGTTGCTGGAGTGCTAG
- the ilvD gene encoding dihydroxy-acid dehydratase, protein MKKQLRSSFSTQGRRMAGARALWAANGMKKEQMGKPIIAIVNSFTQFVPGHVHLHEIGQLVKAEIEKLGCFAAEFNTIAIDDGIAMGHDGMLYSLPSRDIIADSVEYMVNAHKADAMVCISNCDKITPGMLMASMRLNIPTVFVSGGPMEAGEWNGQHLDLIDAMIKSADQSVSDEEVANIEQNACPTCGCCSGMFTANSMNCLNEAIGLALPGNGTIVATHENRTQLFKDAAKLIVENAMKYYNEGDESVLPRSIATREAFLNAMTLDIAMGGSTNTVLHLLAVAHEAEVDFKMDDIDLLSRKAPCLCKVAPNTQKYHIQDVNRAGGIIAIMDELAKAGLIDTTVRRVDGMSLAEAINEYSITSPNVSEKAIKKYSSAAANRFNLVLGSQGMYYKELDKDRATGCIRDFEHAYSKDGGLAVLKGNIAQDGCVVKTAGVDESIWKFTGPAKVFDSQEAACEGILGGRVVSGDVVVITHEGPKGGPGMQEMLYPTSYIKSRHLGKECALITDGRFSGGTSGLSIGHVSPEAAAGGNIGKIVDGDIIEIDIPARTINVRLTDEELAARPMTPVTRDRYVPKSLKAYASMVSSADKGAVRIID, encoded by the coding sequence ATGAAAAAGCAATTACGCAGTTCGTTTAGTACACAAGGCCGTCGGATGGCGGGAGCCCGTGCATTGTGGGCAGCCAACGGCATGAAGAAAGAACAGATGGGCAAGCCCATTATCGCTATCGTCAATTCGTTTACGCAGTTTGTGCCGGGGCATGTACACCTACATGAAATCGGTCAACTGGTGAAGGCGGAGATTGAAAAGCTGGGATGCTTCGCTGCGGAATTCAACACCATAGCCATCGACGACGGTATAGCCATGGGACATGACGGAATGCTCTACTCGCTTCCATCCCGTGACATCATTGCCGACAGTGTAGAATACATGGTCAACGCCCACAAGGCAGATGCAATGGTATGTATCAGCAACTGCGATAAAATCACGCCGGGAATGTTGATGGCATCCATGCGTTTGAATATCCCTACCGTATTCGTATCGGGCGGACCGATGGAAGCCGGAGAGTGGAACGGGCAGCACCTCGACCTGATCGACGCAATGATTAAGTCTGCCGACCAAAGCGTAAGCGACGAAGAAGTTGCCAATATCGAGCAGAACGCTTGTCCTACCTGCGGATGCTGCTCCGGTATGTTTACAGCCAACTCTATGAACTGCCTGAACGAAGCTATCGGACTGGCTCTTCCCGGAAACGGAACCATCGTGGCTACCCACGAAAACCGTACGCAACTCTTCAAGGACGCTGCTAAACTGATTGTCGAGAATGCCATGAAATATTACAACGAAGGAGACGAAAGCGTGTTGCCGCGCAGCATCGCTACCCGCGAAGCCTTCCTGAACGCAATGACACTCGATATTGCAATGGGTGGTTCTACCAATACGGTGCTCCATTTGCTGGCTGTTGCCCACGAAGCGGAAGTCGATTTCAAGATGGACGACATCGACCTGCTTTCCCGCAAAGCTCCCTGTCTCTGCAAAGTTGCCCCGAATACACAGAAATATCATATACAGGACGTAAACCGTGCCGGCGGTATCATCGCCATCATGGACGAACTGGCAAAAGCCGGACTGATAGACACCACCGTACGTCGCGTGGACGGAATGTCACTTGCGGAAGCAATCAACGAATATTCAATCACCAGCCCGAATGTCAGCGAGAAAGCTATCAAGAAATATTCCAGTGCAGCCGCCAACCGTTTCAATCTCGTACTCGGTTCACAAGGCATGTATTATAAAGAACTGGACAAAGACCGTGCCACCGGATGTATCCGTGATTTTGAACACGCATATAGTAAGGACGGCGGACTGGCCGTACTGAAAGGTAACATCGCCCAGGACGGTTGTGTTGTAAAAACGGCAGGTGTAGACGAAAGTATCTGGAAATTTACCGGGCCTGCTAAAGTGTTTGATTCGCAAGAAGCAGCCTGTGAAGGTATCCTCGGTGGTCGAGTCGTCAGTGGCGATGTCGTCGTCATCACGCACGAAGGTCCGAAGGGTGGTCCCGGTATGCAGGAAATGCTTTATCCGACCTCTTATATAAAATCCCGTCATCTCGGAAAAGAATGTGCTTTGATCACCGACGGACGTTTCAGTGGTGGAACTTCCGGCTTGAGTATCGGACACGTGTCTCCCGAAGCGGCAGCAGGAGGTAATATTGGGAAAATTGTTGATGGAGATATTATCGAAATCGATATTCCGGCCCGGACGATTAACGTGCGACTAACGGATGAAGAACTGGCTGCCCGCCCGATGACACCCGTCACCCGTGACCGTTACGTGCCGAAGAGTCTGAAGGCATACGCCAGCATGGTAAGCTCCGCCGATAAGGGAGCAGTGAGAATAATCGATTGA
- a CDS encoding FKBP-type peptidyl-prolyl cis-trans isomerase, with product METVENKYITVAYKLYTMEDGKKELFEEAKAEHPFQFISGLGTTLEDFENQMTALSKGDKFEFTIEADKAYGQYDEQHVIDLPKNIFEIDGKFDSERIKEGNIVPLMTGDGQRVNASVVEIKPDVVVVDLNHPLAGADLIFEGEVIESRPATNEEIQELVKMMSGEGGCGCGCDSCGDGECGDDCGCEGGHCH from the coding sequence ATGGAAACAGTAGAAAACAAGTACATTACCGTTGCATACAAACTATATACAATGGAAGATGGTAAAAAAGAGTTGTTCGAAGAAGCAAAAGCTGAACACCCTTTTCAATTCATTTCAGGTTTAGGAACAACACTCGAGGATTTCGAAAATCAAATGACCGCTCTTTCTAAAGGTGATAAATTTGAGTTTACCATCGAAGCAGATAAAGCATACGGTCAATATGACGAACAACACGTGATTGACCTTCCGAAAAATATTTTCGAGATCGACGGTAAGTTCGACAGCGAACGTATCAAAGAAGGAAATATCGTTCCTTTGATGACCGGTGACGGCCAGCGCGTGAACGCAAGCGTAGTGGAAATCAAACCGGACGTGGTAGTAGTTGACCTCAACCACCCGTTGGCAGGCGCTGACCTTATCTTTGAAGGCGAAGTGATCGAAAGCCGTCCTGCTACTAACGAAGAAATTCAAGAATTAGTAAAAATGATGAGTGGCGAAGGTGGCTGCGGTTGCGGATGCGACAGTTGTGGCGACGGTGAATGCGGCGACGATTGCGGTTGCGAAGGCGGACACTGCCATTAA
- a CDS encoding L-cysteine desulfidase family protein, whose product MTESERKQIIELVKREVIPAIGCTEPIAVALCVAKAAETLGEKPEKIEVLLSANILKNAMGVGIPGTGMVGLPIAVALGALIGKSDYQLEVLRDCTPEAVAQGEQFIAEKRICISLKDDITEKLYIEVICKAAGKTAKTIIAGGHTTFIYIAKDEQVLLDKQHTASEEKEDASPELNLRKVYDFALTAPLDEIRFILDTARLNKAAAEQAFKGNYGHCLGKMLRGTYEHKVMGDSVFCHILSYTSAACDARMAGAMIPVMSNSGSGNQGISATLPVVVFAEENNKSEEELIRALMLSHLTVIYIKQSLGRLSALCGCVVAATGSSCGITWLMGGNYDQVAFAVQNMIANLTGMICDGAKPSCALKVTTGVSTAVLSAMMAMEDRCVTSVEGIIDEDVDQSIRNLTRIGSQAMNETDKMVLDIMTHKGC is encoded by the coding sequence ATGACTGAGTCAGAAAGAAAGCAAATTATAGAGCTGGTTAAAAGAGAGGTGATTCCTGCCATCGGATGCACGGAGCCTATTGCAGTGGCACTTTGTGTTGCGAAAGCAGCCGAAACATTGGGCGAGAAACCGGAGAAAATCGAAGTATTGTTGAGCGCCAATATACTAAAGAATGCTATGGGAGTAGGAATCCCCGGCACAGGTATGGTAGGACTTCCGATAGCCGTTGCCTTGGGCGCGTTAATCGGTAAGTCTGATTATCAACTGGAAGTATTGAGAGACTGCACACCCGAAGCTGTAGCACAAGGTGAACAGTTCATTGCTGAAAAGAGAATCTGCATCTCCCTGAAAGACGATATCACCGAAAAGCTCTACATCGAAGTCATTTGCAAGGCTGCGGGCAAAACCGCCAAAACCATCATTGCCGGCGGACACACTACCTTTATATATATAGCCAAAGACGAACAGGTATTGCTTGACAAGCAACATACAGCCAGTGAAGAGAAAGAAGACGCTTCTCCCGAACTGAACCTGCGTAAAGTCTACGACTTCGCCCTGACCGCTCCACTGGATGAAATCCGTTTCATCCTCGACACCGCCCGCCTGAACAAAGCCGCCGCCGAACAAGCCTTCAAAGGCAACTACGGACATTGCTTGGGTAAAATGCTCCGCGGCACTTACGAACATAAAGTGATGGGCGATAGCGTATTCTGCCATATCCTCTCTTATACTTCAGCCGCCTGTGACGCCCGAATGGCAGGAGCCATGATTCCGGTCATGAGCAACTCCGGCAGTGGTAATCAGGGAATATCCGCTACGCTTCCGGTAGTAGTCTTTGCCGAAGAAAACAATAAGAGCGAAGAAGAACTGATCCGTGCCCTGATGTTGAGCCATCTTACAGTTATCTATATCAAACAAAGCCTGGGACGATTGTCCGCCTTGTGCGGTTGTGTGGTAGCCGCCACGGGTTCCAGTTGCGGAATAACCTGGTTGATGGGTGGCAACTACGACCAAGTCGCCTTTGCCGTTCAAAATATGATTGCGAACCTGACGGGAATGATTTGTGACGGTGCCAAACCGAGTTGTGCCCTAAAAGTAACGACCGGAGTATCAACAGCCGTCCTGTCTGCCATGATGGCGATGGAAGACCGCTGCGTGACTTCCGTAGAAGGAATTATTGATGAAGACGTAGACCAAAGCATCCGTAACCTGACAAGAATCGGCTCACAAGCCATGAACGAGACAGATAAAATGGTACTCGATATAATGACACACAAAGGATGCTGA